A region from the Tahibacter amnicola genome encodes:
- a CDS encoding glycosyltransferase, whose translation MGAGRCADHPGVRAPAAGSPAAGRARRGLLPRGPHPSSSRACRPLGGPGCPGQLYRVRPPGAGRSAPRRCHGDVGADGDSARRRYRDVFPVPRAAARQTLLGEGHEEDFIVLNANRNQPRKRIDTTVRAFARFAQGKPESVRLHLHMGLHDRGWDLRALVRRNGLEDRVIYTTDDTTMPFVSDESLRLIYSAADVGVNTATTEGWGLVAFEHAATGAAQILPGHSVFKELWTGAAHLVPERLTLDTPDGLFNEHYVSPADVADAFERLYTDAAYRDYLSTAARERATQLSYSWDSIARQWQALLEAVLSLPDRKSWGMRQ comes from the coding sequence ATGGGTGCTGGCCGATGTGCAGATCATCCGGGAGTTCGCGCGCCTGCTGCGGGATCTCCAGCTGCAGGGCGTGCGCGTCGTGGGCTATTGCCCCGTGGACCTCACCCCTCTTCCTCCCGAGCTTGCCGCCCCCTTGGGGGGCCTGGATGCCCTGGTCAGCTATACCGAGTACGGCCGCCAGGCGCTGGTCGAAGCGCTCCACGGCGCTGCCACGGGGATGTTGGAGCCGATGGCGATTCCGCACGGCGTCGATACCGCGACGTTTTTCCGGTTCCGCGCGCAGCGGCGCGCCAGACGCTGCTCGGTGAAGGCCATGAGGAGGACTTCATCGTACTCAACGCCAACCGGAACCAGCCACGCAAGCGCATCGACACCACCGTGCGCGCATTCGCGCGCTTCGCCCAGGGAAAACCCGAATCCGTGCGACTGCATCTGCACATGGGGCTTCATGATCGAGGATGGGACCTTCGCGCCCTGGTGCGTCGCAATGGACTGGAAGATCGTGTCATCTACACCACGGATGACACCACCATGCCGTTCGTCAGTGACGAATCCCTGCGACTGATCTACAGCGCGGCCGACGTCGGGGTGAATACGGCGACGACGGAAGGCTGGGGATTGGTGGCTTTCGAGCACGCCGCAACCGGGGCTGCGCAGATCCTGCCCGGCCATTCGGTGTTCAAGGAGTTATGGACGGGTGCCGCGCACCTGGTGCCGGAACGGCTGACGCTCGACACACCCGACGGCCTGTTCAACGAACACTACGTCAGCCCCGCCGATGTGGCCGACGCCTTTGAACGCCTGTACACCGACGCGGCCTACCGTGACTACCTGTCGACAGCTGCCCGCGAACGCGCCACGCAGCTGTCGTATTCCTGGGACAGCATCGCCCGCCAATGGCAGGCGCTGCTGGAGGCCGTCCTTAGCTTGCCTGACCGAAAAAGCTGGGGAATGCGTCAGTAA
- a CDS encoding class I SAM-dependent methyltransferase: MNAATAIPTDQRQLWNGPAGQAWVESQDLLDRMFLPFETVLVDAIGPAAGGPVLDIGCGTGATTLAIARRLGIPVVGLDISEPMIALARERSARENLPAHFIAADGQTHEFEPARFQRIVSRFGIMFFDDPVAAFANLRRAATRDAQLHGIAWRSVADNPFMTTAERAAAPLLPALPPRVADAPGQFAFADPQRVERLLHAAGWSAISLTPLDVECSIPASDLERYAGRLGPVGIALQAVDEQTRRQVSDTLRAAFEPFVHGDTVRFVAACWMITARNA; this comes from the coding sequence ATGAATGCCGCCACCGCCATCCCCACCGATCAACGCCAATTGTGGAACGGCCCCGCCGGCCAGGCCTGGGTCGAATCCCAGGACCTCCTGGACCGGATGTTCCTGCCCTTCGAGACCGTTCTGGTTGACGCAATCGGCCCTGCGGCCGGCGGCCCGGTGCTCGATATCGGTTGCGGTACCGGAGCGACCACTCTGGCTATTGCGCGACGGCTGGGCATACCGGTCGTGGGCCTCGATATTTCCGAGCCGATGATCGCCCTGGCCCGCGAGCGAAGCGCGCGCGAAAACCTCCCAGCCCACTTCATCGCCGCGGATGGGCAGACGCATGAATTTGAACCTGCGCGATTCCAGCGGATCGTCTCGCGCTTCGGCATCATGTTCTTCGACGATCCCGTAGCCGCCTTCGCCAACCTTCGGAGGGCGGCTACGCGTGATGCGCAACTGCACGGCATCGCGTGGCGCAGCGTTGCCGACAATCCGTTCATGACCACCGCCGAACGCGCCGCCGCCCCCCTGTTGCCCGCACTGCCGCCCCGCGTGGCCGATGCGCCCGGCCAATTTGCATTCGCTGATCCGCAACGGGTGGAACGACTCCTCCACGCGGCCGGCTGGTCTGCCATTTCGCTCACACCGCTGGATGTGGAATGTTCCATTCCTGCCAGCGACCTGGAGCGCTATGCCGGCCGACTCGGGCCAGTGGGTATCGCGCTGCAGGCAGTGGACGAGCAAACACGGCGGCAGGTCAGTGACACGCTGCGTGCGGCGTTTGAACCGTTCGTACACGGTGACACGGTGCGCTTTGTGGCAGCGTGCTGGATGATCACGGCACGGAATGCGTAG
- a CDS encoding pseudouridine-5'-phosphate glycosidase, whose translation MHPLVTLTPEVDAALVDGRPVVALESTIIAHGMPYPANRETAQRLCEVVREEGAVPAIIALSGGRIRVGLSDTELEQLAQSSDVAKVSRRDLPAVLASGKAGATTVASTMLCAHLAGIRVFATGGIGGVHRGAAESFDVSADLDELARTPVAVVSAGAKAILDLPKTLEYLETRSVPVIGYQTDTFPAFYSRSSHLQLELRCDSPAEVAALLRLHDQLGLTAGTLIANPVPAHAAMDWDDIDTAIQRALAEADRAGITGKAVTPFLLSRLVALTDGRSLATNRVLAQNNARLGAQIAVALVQRAP comes from the coding sequence ATGCATCCTCTCGTCACCCTTACCCCCGAAGTCGATGCCGCCCTGGTCGACGGCCGTCCTGTCGTGGCGCTGGAGAGCACCATCATCGCGCACGGCATGCCGTATCCCGCCAACCGCGAGACGGCGCAGCGGCTCTGTGAGGTGGTGCGTGAGGAGGGCGCGGTGCCGGCCATCATCGCACTGTCCGGCGGGCGCATCCGCGTCGGCCTGTCGGATACGGAGCTGGAGCAGCTGGCGCAATCGAGCGATGTGGCGAAGGTCTCCCGGCGCGACCTGCCCGCCGTTCTGGCCAGCGGAAAGGCCGGCGCGACCACGGTGGCTTCGACCATGCTTTGCGCGCATCTGGCCGGCATCCGCGTGTTTGCGACCGGCGGCATCGGCGGCGTGCACCGGGGCGCAGCGGAGAGTTTCGATGTCTCCGCCGACCTGGACGAGCTGGCCCGAACGCCGGTGGCGGTTGTCTCTGCCGGCGCGAAGGCGATCCTTGATTTGCCGAAAACACTGGAATACCTCGAAACGCGCAGCGTTCCGGTAATCGGCTACCAGACCGACACGTTTCCCGCGTTCTACTCGCGTTCCAGCCACCTGCAACTGGAGCTGCGCTGTGACTCACCTGCGGAAGTCGCCGCCCTGCTGCGCCTTCACGACCAGCTGGGACTCACCGCCGGCACGCTGATTGCCAATCCCGTTCCCGCGCACGCCGCAATGGACTGGGACGACATCGACACAGCCATCCAGCGTGCGCTGGCCGAGGCCGACCGAGCCGGTATCACCGGCAAGGCCGTCACGCCGTTCCTGCTCAGTCGCCTGGTAGCCCTGACGGACGGGCGCAGCCTGGCCACCAATCGCGTGCTGGCCCAGAACAATGCCCGTCTCGGTGCGCAGATCGCCGTCGCGCTGGTGCAACGTGCGCCGTAG
- a CDS encoding helix-turn-helix domain-containing protein, producing MSELDIAQVARQAGVPASTLRFYEEKGLITSIGRHGLRRVYRADVLERLALIALGRAAGFSLEEIAGMFAVDGSLRVDRDALRTKADALDHTIRQLRAMRDGLRHAAACKAPSHLECPTFRRILRAAGAGVINPAERPLSRRSPARGR from the coding sequence GTGAGCGAACTGGATATCGCCCAGGTGGCGCGGCAGGCCGGCGTACCCGCCTCGACCCTTCGCTTCTACGAAGAAAAAGGGCTGATCACCTCGATCGGACGGCACGGACTACGTCGGGTGTACCGCGCGGACGTGCTGGAACGGTTGGCCCTGATTGCGCTGGGTCGTGCTGCGGGCTTCTCGCTGGAGGAGATTGCCGGCATGTTCGCGGTGGATGGCTCGCTGCGCGTCGACCGTGACGCGCTGCGTACCAAGGCCGACGCGCTCGACCACACGATCCGCCAACTGCGTGCGATGCGCGACGGCTTGCGCCACGCTGCCGCGTGCAAGGCCCCCAGTCACCTCGAGTGCCCCACCTTCCGTCGCATTCTCCGGGCGGCCGGGGCAGGGGTGATCAACCCGGCCGAAAGGCCGCTGTCACGCCGCTCGCCGGCACGCGGCCGCTAA
- a CDS encoding YeeE/YedE family protein — protein MNTAGASRPYADPYLAGIGLGLVLLTAFVVVGRGLGASGAYASTAAGTVALVAPGKATASPLFSHYLSGQGPWLEWQSVELVGVLVGGWLSAALAGRLSVSIERSSSVGSQQRLILAFGGGLLMAVGAALARGCTSGQALTAGALLSVGGWLFLGTAFAAAYAVAPLLRKVWQ, from the coding sequence ATGAACACGGCAGGCGCGTCACGTCCGTATGCTGATCCGTACCTGGCAGGCATCGGCCTGGGACTGGTGCTGCTGACTGCGTTCGTGGTCGTCGGACGTGGATTGGGCGCGTCCGGCGCTTATGCCAGCACGGCGGCCGGTACGGTCGCCCTGGTGGCGCCCGGCAAGGCGACGGCGAGCCCGTTGTTCTCGCACTATCTGAGCGGGCAGGGGCCCTGGCTGGAGTGGCAGAGCGTCGAGCTGGTCGGCGTGCTGGTGGGTGGCTGGCTTTCCGCGGCGCTGGCCGGGCGCTTGTCGGTCAGCATCGAGCGTTCGTCATCAGTGGGTTCGCAACAACGCCTCATCCTGGCCTTTGGCGGCGGACTGTTGATGGCCGTGGGTGCCGCGCTGGCGCGCGGCTGCACCAGTGGCCAGGCGCTGACCGCCGGCGCGCTGCTCAGCGTTGGCGGCTGGTTGTTTCTCGGTACGGCGTTTGCGGCGGCCTACGCTGTCGCGCCACTGCTACGCAAGGTGTGGCAATGA
- a CDS encoding sulfurtransferase, with amino-acid sequence MKHKALIALALSLCLSTGVVRATDDIRSRLVVDSTWLASQLDDPKLVILHVGDPDDYAKGHIPGARLVTLDDLSVSEHTKNGLMLEMPADDELRTRLQKLGISDDSRIIVYYAKDWVSPATRIVFTMQYAGLGERTSLLDGGMKAWVRQGHSLSKAAASAAPGTLAPLKTEPLIVDAAYVREHVGTPGVSVVDGRAAVYYDGVDTGGAHGQVHKTGHIKGAHSIPFTELANDTLLIRSQDELKAIFDKAGVKPGDTVVGYCHVGQQATATLFAARLLGHPVKLYDKSFQDWSRGADNAVETAAARGRP; translated from the coding sequence GTGAAGCACAAAGCCCTGATCGCACTCGCCCTGTCCCTCTGCCTCTCCACCGGCGTCGTGCGGGCCACAGACGACATCCGCAGCCGCCTCGTCGTCGACTCGACGTGGCTGGCCAGCCAGCTGGATGACCCAAAGCTCGTCATCCTGCACGTCGGCGACCCCGACGACTATGCGAAAGGCCACATCCCGGGCGCGCGACTGGTCACCCTGGATGATCTGTCTGTCTCGGAACACACGAAGAACGGCCTGATGCTGGAAATGCCGGCTGACGACGAGCTGCGGACGCGCTTGCAGAAACTGGGCATCTCCGATGACTCCCGCATCATCGTGTACTACGCGAAGGACTGGGTGAGTCCAGCTACGCGTATCGTCTTCACGATGCAGTACGCGGGGCTGGGCGAGCGCACCTCCTTGCTCGACGGCGGGATGAAGGCGTGGGTCCGGCAGGGGCATTCGCTCAGCAAGGCTGCTGCCAGTGCAGCGCCGGGAACCCTGGCGCCGTTGAAAACCGAGCCGCTGATCGTTGACGCGGCATATGTGCGCGAACACGTCGGAACGCCGGGCGTTTCCGTCGTCGACGGACGCGCTGCGGTCTACTACGACGGCGTCGACACGGGCGGCGCACATGGCCAGGTACACAAGACCGGCCATATCAAGGGCGCCCACAGCATTCCCTTTACCGAACTGGCGAACGACACGCTGCTGATCCGCTCGCAGGACGAGCTGAAAGCCATCTTCGACAAGGCTGGCGTCAAGCCGGGCGACACGGTCGTTGGCTACTGCCATGTCGGGCAGCAGGCCACCGCAACGTTGTTTGCGGCACGCCTGCTCGGGCATCCGGTGAAGCTCTACGACAAGTCGTTCCAGGATTGGTCGCGGGGCGCTGACAACGCGGTTGAAACGGCCGCAGCGCGAGGCCGGCCATGA
- a CDS encoding beta strand repeat-containing protein, producing the protein MQGTTLEQPPSQPNGSAFNASMSVGAVSAGTPLADGASIDVRILLGVQQQGTFRFAVVPEALPEAGISGGSLMVYGCTNGCPLVISSVRANPSPTTSATANYTVTFSEAVTGVDAADFTLTTTGLTGASVGTVTGSGTTYNVTVNTGTGLGTLRLNVIDNDTIVAGAVPLGGTGIAGSAGSGDFTTGEVYNVNRNGPTVTINQAGGQADPTGSSPINFTVVFSAAVADFATGDVTLGGTAGATTALVTGSGTTYNVAVSGMTADGTVTATIAEGVATDGSSNPNLASTSTDNSVTWDGTAPTVTINQAGGQLDPINTSPINFTVIFSEPVADFATGDVTLGGTAGATTATVSGSGTTYNVAVSGMTGPGTVTASLASGVANDSAGNDNAASTSTDNSVLYDATPPTVTINQAAGQADPTNAGTINFTVVFDEAVSGFDSSDITLGGSAGATTAVVSGAGPTYNVAVSGMTTDGTVTATVNASAATDVAGNASAASTSTDNSVTYDTTAPTVTINQAGGQVDPTGASPINFTVIFSEPVADFATGDVTLGGTAGATTATVSGSGTTYNVAVSGMTGNGTVTATLAAGVATDAAGNTSGASTSSDNSVTYDATAPTVTINQAAGQVDPTNSSPINFTVIFSEAVADFTSGDVTLGGTAGATTATVTGSGTTYNVAVSGMTGDGTVIASLGAGVATDSSGNASTASTSSDNTVTYDASVPTVTIDQAAGQVDPTSTSPINFTVIFSESVADFATGDVTLGGTAGATTATVTGSGTTYNVAVSGMTGNGTVTATLAAGVATDAGGNASAASTSSDNSVTYDASAPSVTINQAAGQVDPTGTSPINFTVVFSEPVADFATGDVTLGGTAGATTATVTGSGTTYNVAVSGMTSDGTVTATLAAGVATDAGGNASTASTSSDNTVTYDASVPSVTINQAAGQVDPTGTSPINFTVIFSEPVADFATGDVTLGGTAGATTATVTGSGTTYNVAVSGMTGNGTVTATLLAGVATDAGGNASAASTSTDNSVTYDATPPTVTIEQAAGQADPTAASPINFTVVFNEPVTTFATGDVTLGGTAGATTATVTGSGTTYNVAVSGMSGAGTVTASIAPGVAADDAGNGNLASTSADNTVTFDAAGPGVTIDQAVGQVDPTNASPILFTVVFSEPVADFATGDVTLGGTAGATTAAVSGSGTTYTVSVSGMTASGTVIATIAAGVATDATANANLASTSTDNTVTYTVPDTTAPTVVVSQAPGQTDPAPTSPVNFTVTFSEPVTGFDSGDIILGGTAGATTAVITGGPTVYNVAVSGMTANGTITVTIAAGGVTDGSGNTNTGSTSTDNTVIFVGAGSAEPIALPALSWPMLLLMGVVLAVVAGVTRRRQDLRR; encoded by the coding sequence GTGCAAGGCACGACACTGGAACAACCGCCCTCGCAGCCCAACGGCAGCGCGTTCAACGCCTCGATGTCCGTGGGCGCCGTTTCCGCGGGAACACCGCTGGCGGATGGCGCTTCGATCGATGTGCGGATTCTGCTGGGCGTGCAGCAGCAAGGCACGTTCCGCTTTGCCGTCGTACCCGAAGCACTGCCCGAAGCTGGCATCAGCGGCGGGTCGCTGATGGTGTACGGGTGCACCAACGGCTGCCCGCTGGTCATCTCGTCGGTGCGCGCGAATCCGTCACCCACCACGTCTGCAACCGCCAACTACACCGTCACATTCAGCGAAGCGGTGACAGGCGTCGATGCAGCGGATTTCACCCTGACCACGACCGGCCTCACGGGCGCCTCGGTCGGCACCGTGACCGGCAGCGGCACGACCTACAACGTGACGGTCAATACCGGAACTGGCCTGGGCACCCTGCGTCTGAACGTGATCGACAACGACACCATCGTCGCCGGCGCGGTGCCCCTTGGTGGAACGGGTATAGCCGGGTCCGCCGGCAGCGGTGATTTCACTACCGGCGAGGTCTACAACGTCAATCGCAACGGCCCGACGGTCACGATCAACCAGGCGGGAGGTCAGGCAGACCCGACCGGTTCTTCGCCGATCAACTTCACCGTGGTGTTTTCCGCAGCGGTGGCAGACTTCGCCACCGGTGACGTCACGCTGGGCGGCACCGCCGGTGCCACGACTGCCCTGGTCACGGGCAGCGGCACAACGTACAACGTCGCCGTCAGCGGCATGACTGCTGACGGTACCGTCACCGCCACGATCGCAGAAGGCGTGGCGACGGACGGCTCGAGCAACCCGAACCTGGCGTCGACCAGCACCGACAACTCCGTGACCTGGGACGGCACCGCACCGACGGTGACGATCAATCAGGCGGGCGGCCAGCTGGATCCGATCAACACCTCCCCCATCAATTTCACCGTCATCTTCAGCGAACCGGTCGCTGACTTCGCGACCGGCGATGTCACCCTCGGCGGCACGGCGGGGGCAACCACCGCCACCGTGAGCGGCAGTGGGACGACCTACAACGTCGCCGTCAGCGGCATGACCGGCCCCGGCACGGTGACTGCCTCGCTGGCGAGCGGCGTGGCCAACGATTCGGCGGGCAACGACAACGCGGCCTCCACAAGTACAGATAACTCTGTTCTGTACGATGCGACACCGCCGACGGTCACGATCAACCAGGCCGCCGGCCAGGCTGACCCGACCAATGCCGGGACTATCAACTTCACGGTCGTCTTCGATGAAGCCGTGAGCGGCTTCGACAGCTCGGATATCACGCTGGGCGGCAGCGCCGGCGCAACGACGGCCGTCGTCAGCGGCGCCGGCCCGACCTACAACGTGGCCGTCAGCGGCATGACAACCGACGGCACGGTCACTGCCACCGTCAACGCCAGCGCAGCGACCGACGTGGCCGGCAACGCCAGCGCAGCCTCCACCAGTACCGACAACAGCGTCACCTACGACACCACCGCGCCGACGGTCACGATCAACCAGGCAGGCGGACAGGTCGACCCGACCGGTGCCTCGCCGATCAACTTCACCGTGATCTTCAGCGAGCCAGTCGCCGACTTCGCCACCGGCGATGTCACCCTCGGTGGCACGGCCGGCGCCACGACCGCCACGGTCAGCGGCAGCGGCACCACCTACAACGTCGCCGTCAGCGGCATGACGGGCAATGGCACCGTCACCGCGACGCTCGCGGCCGGCGTGGCAACGGATGCCGCTGGCAACACGAGTGGCGCCTCCACCAGCTCGGACAACAGCGTCACCTATGATGCGACGGCACCGACGGTGACGATCAACCAGGCCGCTGGCCAGGTCGATCCGACCAACAGTTCGCCGATCAACTTCACGGTGATCTTCAGCGAAGCGGTAGCCGATTTCACAAGCGGCGATGTCACCCTCGGCGGCACGGCCGGGGCGACGACCGCCACCGTGACCGGCAGCGGCACGACGTACAACGTGGCGGTGAGCGGCATGACGGGCGACGGCACTGTGATTGCCTCGCTGGGAGCGGGCGTGGCAACGGACAGCAGCGGCAACGCCAGCACTGCCTCGACCAGCAGCGACAACACGGTCACCTATGACGCGTCCGTCCCCACCGTGACGATCGACCAGGCGGCCGGACAGGTGGATCCGACCAGCACTTCGCCGATCAACTTCACCGTGATCTTCAGCGAATCGGTTGCGGACTTTGCCACCGGCGACGTGACACTCGGCGGTACCGCCGGCGCAACGACGGCCACGGTCACCGGCAGCGGCACGACCTACAACGTCGCCGTCAGCGGCATGACGGGCAACGGCACGGTCACCGCGACGCTCGCGGCCGGCGTGGCGACGGACGCCGGCGGCAATGCCAGCGCCGCCTCGACCAGCAGTGACAACAGCGTCACCTACGATGCCTCCGCCCCGAGCGTGACAATCAACCAGGCAGCGGGCCAGGTCGATCCTACGGGCACGTCACCGATCAATTTCACCGTGGTCTTCAGCGAACCGGTCGCGGACTTCGCCACTGGCGACGTGACACTGGGAGGCACCGCCGGCGCAACGACCGCGACGGTCACCGGCAGCGGCACGACCTACAATGTCGCCGTCAGTGGCATGACGAGCGACGGCACGGTCACCGCGACACTCGCGGCCGGCGTGGCGACGGACGCCGGGGGCAACGCCAGCACCGCCTCGACCAGCAGCGACAACACCGTCACCTACGATGCCTCTGTCCCGAGCGTGACGATCAACCAGGCCGCCGGCCAGGTCGATCCGACGGGTACGTCGCCGATCAACTTCACGGTGATCTTCAGCGAACCGGTCGCAGACTTCGCCACCGGCGACGTCACACTCGGCGGCACCGCCGGCGCGACGACCGCCACGGTCACTGGCAGCGGCACGACCTACAACGTCGCCGTCAGCGGCATGACGGGCAACGGCACGGTCACGGCCACGCTCCTGGCTGGCGTGGCGACGGATGCTGGCGGCAACGCCAGCGCCGCTTCGACAAGCACTGACAATTCCGTTACCTACGACGCCACGCCGCCGACCGTGACGATCGAGCAGGCAGCGGGCCAGGCTGATCCGACAGCTGCCTCGCCGATTAACTTCACGGTGGTCTTCAACGAACCAGTCACAACATTCGCGACGGGTGACGTGACACTGGGAGGCACCGCCGGCGCCACGACGGCGACCGTCACCGGCAGCGGCACGACCTACAACGTGGCCGTCAGCGGCATGAGCGGCGCGGGCACGGTCACCGCGTCCATCGCACCGGGCGTTGCAGCGGACGACGCCGGCAACGGCAACCTGGCGTCCACGAGCGCGGATAATACGGTCACCTTTGACGCAGCCGGGCCGGGCGTCACGATCGACCAGGCGGTCGGCCAGGTCGATCCGACCAATGCCTCGCCGATTCTCTTCACCGTCGTGTTCAGCGAACCCGTGGCGGACTTCGCCACCGGCGACGTCACACTGGGCGGCACGGCCGGGGCCACGACCGCGGCCGTCTCCGGCAGCGGCACCACCTACACCGTGTCGGTCAGCGGCATGACCGCCAGCGGCACCGTGATCGCGACGATTGCCGCGGGGGTGGCGACGGATGCCACCGCCAATGCAAACCTCGCGTCCACGAGCACGGACAACACGGTGACCTACACCGTGCCCGACACGACCGCGCCCACGGTGGTCGTCAGCCAGGCCCCCGGCCAGACGGATCCGGCACCGACGTCACCGGTCAACTTCACGGTCACCTTCAGCGAGCCTGTCACCGGCTTTGACAGCGGCGACATCATCCTGGGCGGCACAGCCGGCGCCACGACAGCCGTGATCACCGGTGGTCCGACGGTCTACAACGTTGCCGTCAGCGGCATGACAGCGAACGGCACGATCACTGTCACGATTGCCGCCGGCGGTGTCACGGACGGATCGGGCAATACCAATACCGGTTCGACCAGCACCGACAACACGGTGATCTTCGTAGGCGCCGGGTCGGCCGAACCGATTGCCCTGCCGGCGCTGTCCTGGCCGATGCTGCTGCTGATGGGCGTCGTGCTCGCGGTAGTGGCCGGCGTCACGCGGCGGCGCCAGGATCTGCGCCGCTAG
- a CDS encoding sensor histidine kinase, with protein MAATLVPLAAPASPDAGRFGQTPWVNTRHFLPIAAAFWTVFGLVTGIQVWISMLDHGHSVPWLLVYYLFVWLAWLGPTYVIAWLVRQFPPGARRRGMVAAHIAAAIAIAVVHVLYEVGLMLWMRPYDRRTATFSEVDFLEILFTRVPLEWILYCLTLGCVLAFEYYERYHERALRAAQLERSVVDAKLHALELQLQPHFLFNTLNAVAGLVRSQRNEQAVTMIAGLADLLRYSLDQAGRQRVPLAEEIEMLKRYLEIEMARFSDRVTYRVSVIGAAGKGMVPNLILQPLVENAVRHGIANVAAGGSIELEAEHVDERLQIRLRNTGTLAVDPVEGIGLRNTRERLRNLYGEAATFTLSAGEGTVLATLDLPWETAA; from the coding sequence TTGGCAGCCACCCTGGTCCCGTTGGCTGCACCGGCGTCGCCGGACGCCGGGCGCTTCGGGCAAACTCCGTGGGTGAACACCCGCCACTTCCTTCCCATCGCTGCTGCCTTCTGGACGGTCTTTGGCCTGGTCACCGGCATCCAGGTCTGGATCAGCATGCTCGATCACGGCCACTCCGTGCCGTGGCTGCTGGTTTACTACCTTTTCGTATGGCTGGCCTGGCTGGGGCCGACGTACGTCATCGCCTGGCTGGTCCGCCAGTTTCCGCCCGGTGCGCGCCGACGCGGCATGGTCGCAGCGCATATCGCCGCCGCCATCGCGATTGCCGTGGTGCACGTGTTGTACGAGGTGGGCCTGATGCTCTGGATGCGCCCATACGACCGGCGCACGGCGACATTCTCCGAAGTGGACTTCCTGGAAATCCTGTTCACGCGTGTTCCGCTGGAGTGGATTCTCTACTGCCTGACGCTCGGCTGCGTGCTCGCCTTCGAATACTACGAGCGCTACCACGAACGGGCGCTGCGTGCGGCGCAGCTGGAACGCTCGGTGGTTGACGCAAAGCTGCATGCATTGGAACTGCAACTGCAGCCCCATTTCTTGTTCAACACGCTCAACGCGGTTGCGGGGCTGGTGCGCAGCCAGCGCAACGAGCAGGCCGTGACCATGATTGCCGGCCTCGCCGACCTGCTGCGCTACTCCCTCGACCAGGCAGGCCGGCAACGCGTGCCACTGGCCGAAGAGATCGAGATGCTCAAGCGCTACCTCGAAATCGAGATGGCGCGGTTTTCCGATCGCGTGACATACCGCGTTTCGGTAATCGGTGCGGCCGGAAAAGGCATGGTCCCCAACCTCATCCTGCAACCCCTGGTCGAGAATGCCGTGCGTCACGGCATCGCCAACGTGGCGGCCGGGGGCTCCATCGAACTGGAGGCCGAGCACGTCGACGAGCGGTTGCAGATTCGCCTGCGCAACACCGGTACGCTGGCGGTTGATCCGGTCGAGGGCATTGGCCTGCGCAATACGCGCGAACGGCTGCGCAACCTGTACGGCGAGGCGGCAACCTTCACCTTGTCGGCGGGCGAGGGCACCGTGCTGGCGACGCTCGACCTGCCCTGGGAAACCGCCGCATGA
- a CDS encoding LytR/AlgR family response regulator transcription factor codes for MSAGTLPLKVLVVDDEPLARENVTALLERDAEVEVVGQGNGVDAVALVARLRPDILFLDIQMPEVDGFALLELIGADAVPAIVFVTAYDRYALRAFDVHALDYLLKPFTDARFASALDRAKEQVRTRRRGELDGRIAELLRAQQSPRTRFLVPGRDKTIVVEASQVDWIEAADYYICLHCGDASHLLRDTMDEVERQLDPQQFFRVHRSAIVNLARVREIHPLFRGDCELKLTDGVTVRLSRHRRREFEARFAQLGTRR; via the coding sequence ATGAGTGCAGGTACGCTGCCGCTCAAAGTCCTTGTCGTCGACGACGAGCCGCTGGCGCGCGAGAACGTCACCGCGCTGCTGGAGAGAGATGCCGAAGTCGAAGTCGTCGGCCAGGGGAACGGCGTCGATGCGGTCGCGCTGGTTGCCCGTCTGCGGCCCGATATCCTTTTCCTGGATATCCAGATGCCGGAAGTCGACGGTTTCGCGCTGCTGGAACTGATTGGTGCGGATGCCGTCCCGGCCATCGTCTTCGTTACCGCCTACGATCGCTACGCGCTGCGGGCCTTCGACGTCCATGCACTGGATTACCTTCTGAAGCCCTTCACGGACGCGCGATTCGCCAGCGCGCTCGATCGTGCCAAGGAGCAGGTGCGCACGCGTCGTCGCGGCGAACTGGATGGTCGCATCGCCGAGCTGCTGCGCGCGCAGCAGTCACCCCGCACGCGCTTTCTGGTTCCAGGCCGGGACAAGACGATTGTCGTGGAGGCCAGTCAGGTCGACTGGATCGAAGCGGCCGACTACTACATCTGCCTGCATTGCGGTGATGCCAGCCATCTGCTGCGCGATACGATGGACGAGGTGGAGCGCCAGCTCGATCCGCAGCAATTCTTCCGCGTGCACCGGTCCGCCATCGTGAACCTGGCCCGCGTTCGCGAGATCCACCCGCTGTTTCGCGGTGACTGTGAGCTCAAGCTCACGGACGGCGTGACCGTGCGCCTGAGCCGGCACCGGCGTCGTGAATTCGAGGCGCGCTTCGCGCAACTGGGCACGCGACGATAG